The segment GAGGCCGTACTAGGAGCCTGGGATGCCGGAACCTTCGTGACACAGCGGGTTGAGGCGGTGGAAGTGGATTTCGGCGGCATCCCCGGCGACCGCCACCACGGCCTCACCCGCCCGGCGGGCAGCCGGGAGCCCATGTACCCGCGGGGCACCCCCATCCGCAACCGGCGCCAGCTCAGCGCCGTGTCGGTGGAGGAGTGCGCCGCCATCGCCACCGGCCTCGGGCTCGATGCGGTCCTGCCCGAATGGCTGGGCGCCAACCTGCTGCTGGAGGGCCTGCCGGAGCTGACCCGCCTGCCGGCGGGGGCCCGGCTGCTCTTTCCCGGCGGCGCCGGGCTGGTCTGCGAGGGCGAGAACCGCCCCTGCCGCCATCCGGGCGAGGTGCTGGCGGCGCTGCACCCCCTGCACCCCGAGCGGGAGGCTTTGCCCGTGCGGTTCGTCCAGGTGGCGCGGGGGCGGCGGGGTATCGTCCTCTCCGTGGAGCGGCCGGGCCGCATCGCCCAGGGCGACCGGGTGCGCATCTGGCTGCCGCGAAGCTAGAGCCTCGTCGCGGTGGTGGCACCGGCAACCCGCCGCCGGCGAGACGCCCGCCGCCGGCTCCTTGGGACGGTCACCGGCTCAGTCCCGGCGCTCCGCCCCGTCGCTGCCGGGCCGGAGCCGCCGCAGCTTGACCTCACGCCACCGAGCCTCAGCGCAACCTGGCCCCCGGCCGCCGGGGAGCAACCTTCCCGCTCCGGCCCGTCACTGCCGAGCCGGAGCCGGCACCGCCTCCGCCTGGGCGTAACTGCGCTTCAGCTCCTCATCCGGCAGGAAGAACAGGCAGAAGAGCCCCATCACCGCCATGGCCGCCGTGTAGAGGTACACCTGTCGCAGGGCCTCGGTGACAGCTTGGTTGAAGGCGTTGCGGAAGGTGGCCACCGCCTGGTCCACCTGCTGCTCCATGGCCCGGCGGATCTGGGCGATGGCCTGTTCTTCCGCCTGGGCTGCCATGGCGTCCACCCGGCCGTCCAGCGCCTGCTCCGCTGCCGCCAGGGCCGCCTGGCGCACCGCCGGCTCGGCCGGCGGGTGCTCCACCAGCTGGCGCAGGGAAGCGGGCAGCGCCGGGTTGGCCAGCAGGGCCTGCCGGGCCTGCTCGTCCCCCTGGAGAGCCGCCGCCAGGGCCGCCTTGAGGCCCGCCACCTGCTGGCGCACCTGGGCGCGCACGCCGCCCTCGGGCAGCTTTTCCTTGAGCGCCGCGGGCACCCGCGGGTCGGCCTGCAGCCGCGCGTAGGCCTGTTCGTCCCCGCGCAGCGCCTTCTCCACGTCGGCCAGCACCGCCTCGAACCCCTGGCGCACCCGGGCCGCCAGGTCCGTCCCGCCCG is part of the Thermaerobacter subterraneus DSM 13965 genome and harbors:
- a CDS encoding MOSC domain-containing protein; its protein translation is MAVVLTTRVEAVLGAWDAGTFVTQRVEAVEVDFGGIPGDRHHGLTRPAGSREPMYPRGTPIRNRRQLSAVSVEECAAIATGLGLDAVLPEWLGANLLLEGLPELTRLPAGARLLFPGGAGLVCEGENRPCRHPGEVLAALHPLHPEREALPVRFVQVARGRRGIVLSVERPGRIAQGDRVRIWLPRS